From one Candidatus Methanoplasma termitum genomic stretch:
- the hypB gene encoding hydrogenase nickel incorporation protein HypB — MHIVQVGMEYDVLRENNKIANSNYRLLKDHGIKTIEFMGSIGSGKTALIIKLAEKMRKKGLKACAIAGDVTGDDDQRRMKASGLESVNCNTGHECHLDANLIKKSLEKIDLDRYDVILIENVGNLVCPADFPLGADYRVVVISTTEGDDMVRKHHDIFLHSDVAILNKMDIADAVGVDPEIILNDYRKLTGGLKTMYRCSVRTEDGLDEIMSALGL, encoded by the coding sequence ATGCACATTGTCCAAGTAGGTATGGAATACGATGTTCTCAGAGAGAACAACAAGATCGCTAATTCCAATTACCGCCTGCTTAAGGATCACGGCATCAAGACGATAGAGTTCATGGGTTCGATCGGATCCGGCAAGACCGCTCTGATAATAAAATTGGCAGAGAAGATGAGAAAGAAGGGCCTCAAAGCATGTGCTATCGCAGGGGACGTTACGGGGGACGATGACCAAAGGAGAATGAAAGCGTCCGGCCTCGAATCCGTTAACTGCAACACCGGCCACGAATGCCATCTTGATGCGAACCTGATCAAGAAGAGCCTTGAGAAAATAGATCTGGACAGATATGATGTCATACTTATCGAGAACGTAGGGAATTTGGTGTGTCCCGCCGACTTTCCGTTGGGGGCTGATTACAGGGTCGTTGTTATCTCAACGACGGAAGGGGACGACATGGTGAGAAAACACCACGACATATTCCTGCATTCGGATGTTGCGATCTTGAATAAAATGGACATTGCCGATGCCGTGGGAGTCGACCCGGAGATCATTTTGAACGATTACAGAAAACTCACCGGCGGACTGAAGACCATGTACAGATGCAGTGTGAGAACAGAGGACGGCCTGGACGAGATAATGTCTGCGCTGGGATTGTGA
- the purD gene encoding phosphoribosylamine--glycine ligase, with protein sequence MRILTVGGGGREHAAVEALFRSGAEIYSVMRNVNPGIIGRAKKYKIVDEKRIDDICEFAIEHDINYAFIGPEAPLEVGLVDALENIGVKCAAPTKAAARIETSKAFMRELVSKHNIDGNLKYASFNNASDAEKYIRAQASEIVVKPIGLTGGKGVKVQGEHLHNHEETMAYVREVLSVSSMGGVIIEEKAVGEEFTQMVFVDGKHIAPMPLVQDHKRAYEGDVGPNTGGMGSYSDANHLLPFVPEEARKKSLAILQQIVNAMSAEGCPYVGPMYGQFMLTKNGPKIIEINARFGDPEAMNVLPILETGFFSIIKDMVSGKLKDDIKFKPLATVCKYIVPIGYGTSPQSGHEISVNEKGVSECGAEMFYANVDMVDGKLLTGTSRAIGLVGIGATIEEAEQRCESALKFISGSGICVRHDIGKRSLIQKRVDHMKSL encoded by the coding sequence ATGAGGATCTTAACTGTCGGCGGAGGAGGGAGAGAACATGCCGCTGTTGAGGCATTGTTCCGCTCCGGCGCCGAGATATATTCGGTGATGAGGAATGTCAACCCCGGAATAATAGGCAGAGCAAAAAAATATAAGATCGTCGACGAAAAACGTATCGACGACATCTGCGAGTTTGCAATAGAACACGATATCAATTACGCATTCATCGGACCGGAAGCTCCCTTAGAGGTCGGCCTCGTTGATGCCCTGGAGAATATAGGGGTGAAATGTGCCGCACCTACGAAAGCGGCGGCAAGGATAGAGACCTCCAAGGCTTTCATGAGAGAGCTTGTTTCGAAGCATAACATCGATGGTAACCTCAAATACGCATCATTCAACAATGCGAGCGATGCCGAGAAATACATCAGAGCGCAGGCCTCCGAGATCGTCGTCAAGCCGATCGGATTGACGGGGGGGAAGGGAGTGAAGGTCCAGGGAGAACACCTCCACAACCATGAAGAGACGATGGCGTACGTCAGAGAAGTTCTGAGCGTAAGCAGTATGGGCGGCGTTATCATCGAAGAGAAGGCGGTCGGTGAAGAGTTCACCCAGATGGTCTTCGTCGACGGCAAGCACATAGCGCCGATGCCTTTGGTACAAGATCACAAAAGGGCCTATGAGGGAGATGTCGGCCCCAACACCGGGGGAATGGGTTCATATTCTGATGCGAACCACCTTCTTCCGTTCGTTCCCGAAGAAGCCAGGAAGAAGTCCCTGGCGATACTTCAGCAAATAGTCAACGCAATGAGTGCCGAAGGATGCCCTTATGTCGGCCCGATGTACGGTCAGTTCATGCTCACAAAGAACGGCCCAAAGATCATAGAGATCAACGCAAGATTCGGAGACCCGGAGGCAATGAATGTCCTTCCCATATTGGAGACCGGGTTCTTTTCCATCATCAAGGATATGGTATCCGGAAAGCTCAAGGATGACATAAAGTTCAAGCCTCTTGCCACAGTGTGCAAATACATTGTCCCTATCGGCTACGGGACATCTCCCCAGTCCGGGCATGAGATAAGCGTTAACGAGAAAGGCGTCAGTGAATGCGGTGCGGAAATGTTCTATGCCAATGTGGATATGGTCGACGGTAAACTTCTGACAGGGACATCCAGAGCGATCGGTTTGGTCGGGATCGGTGCGACGATCGAGGAAGCTGAGCAAAGATGCGAATCTGCCCTGAAATTCATTTCAGGCAGCGGCATCTGCGTACGTCAT